Below is a window of Oryza brachyantha chromosome 10, ObraRS2, whole genome shotgun sequence DNA.
GCACTTGACTATAGGTGAGTGATGTATTAGAAATTCACCACATTGACTGCTTAAACTACCATTACTTCTACCTCTAATAGGGTattgctaattaattatttttattctgcTATTATAACCATTAAACCGATGGTCATGCTTTCAGTCAAATTCCTGATGGCTATGGTGCTGGAAGAGGCTATGGAAGAGGGATGGGTGGAAGAATGATGGCTGGTCGAGGTTTTGGTAATCTTTCTACCTTTTCTATTGTTATTTCTTGTGcaatatttaaatagagcTTTGCAATGTTTAAATTGACCTTATAAGTAGCAGTAGTATCACTGATCTTTTGTACATAAAGTGCCATATCTAACATTTACAACATGCATACCTATTGGTGCAGTACCATGCTTTGTGATATGCCATATGCTTGTTTGCCCTTCTTTTCCCCTTATGATTTTCCCATTCCCTTATGAtttctcctccttattctcaAGGACGTGGTCTGGAACGTAGGACACCTCCTGCAGGCTATGTTTGTCATCGATGTAAAGTACCTGGTATGATGATGACTTCTGTCAAATCTTCGGTGATGGAATATTACACATTTGTGCTTTATTATGACTCAAAACTTTTGTTTTCAGGTCATTTCATTCAACATTGCCCAACAAATGGTGATGCTAGATTTGACATGAAAAGGATGAAACCCCCAACTGGCATTCCAAAATCTATGTTGATGGCAACTCCAGATGGCTCGTATGCACTGCCAAGTGGGTCTGGTGCTGTTTTGAAGCCAAATGAGTGAGTGCAAACTGCAAAGTTTTAATCGAATTACTTCtgtaatatgaaaaaataatgttacaTCTGCTTAGTGCAGAGAACAAACTTCTTACTTTTGTTTTGTGATAGAGCTGCTTTTGAGAAGGAGATAGAGGGATTACCCACAACCCGCTCACTTGGTGATCTTCCACCAGAGTTACATTGCCCATTATGTAAAGAAGTAATGAAGGATGCTGTTCTAACTAGTAAATGCTGCTTTAGGAGTTTCTGTGATAAATGTAAGTTGTGCTTATGAAACACATACttttttaaacttatttttagccAGTGGTGCTGCTGTCATATTGTAGAGTTCTCTTTTTTGTATGGACtaccatattgttttttttttccatttcattTTCGTGATCTTAAATTTTCAAGCCTCAAATAAACACGTTTTTTAATGAGCTGGCATAATGTTTCTTTGGCAGGCATTAGGGACTACATTATAAACAGGTCGATGTGTGTTTGTGGTGCCACGAGCATATTGGCAGATGATCTTCTTCCAAATAAAACTCTAAGGGAGACAATCAGCCGGATATTAGAGGCACCACCAACTAGCAGTACGGAAAATGTTGGAAGCATGGTGCAAGTACAGGGTATGCACATAGATCTATCATGTGTATTAGCTGCTCAATTCTTACAGTTTTTAATTGATGCTAGTACCTTGCGTAGACATGGAATCGGCTCTACCTGTACAGCCCAAGGTTAGGTCTCCTGCTGTTTCTGCTGCTTCAAAGGATGAGCCAAAACGAGCACCTGCGACTGTAGAAGAGTCTCCAGATGCTGAGAGCCATAGCGGAGTGAAAGCTACAACTGTTGATTTGAGTTCTTCAGATAAGAAGGCCCCCACAGCACCAGCTGTACCAGATGTTGTTGAAGGAACaatggaatctaaaattttaaaagaaaaaacaccaGAAGCAGCGCCTATTGTTGCAAAGGAGTCGCAGGAAAAAATGCCTGCAGGTGAACAAGGtgaaattttttgttcatgtttctttcagctaGCCACTGCGTGTGATGCATCTTCCCTGCCAACTCAATTTTGTAGAGAATTACAAtgtcctctctttttttgccAAATCAAGATTTAAGAATAGATGTAAGCGCAAGGCCACAAGCAATAAAAGCTGAAACAGTATGAAAGAGTTGGCTGTGGCACTAGTAGTTCCTCAATCCCTTTGCTAAagtgcatgcatatgtattcTGTTACATTTTCAGTTCCTTGAAATAATAATATTcttttattgtattttcagcagtaaagaaaaagaagaagaagaagacacgTGCATCAGGAAATGGTAAGTTTGGGTTACTTGTAAcaatattataataagctgAAGTTACAAGAGGCAGCTTAAATAAACCAAATGATCTTTGAATTTCTGTTAGAGCACACTTAACATCTGTTTCTgtatctttattttatttgctaGTTATTCAAACATGGATTTTTCCATCTACAGCTGAGGACTGGAAACCATATCAGGACTTTGGAGCTGAAAATTTTGCTGGGATGCCTTTGGGTCCGGCAGGAGGCTTCAATCCTTACTGGGGAGGTGGGATGCCATTGCCAATGGATTACATGGGTACACCATTTCCTGGTCCCATGCCTTATATGGGTTATCCACCGGGTCCTTTTGACCCTTTTGGTGGGGCAGTCCTCCCACAAGATCCATTTATGCCCCCAGGATACATGATGCCTGGAGTTCCTAGGTATATCATTTAGGAACATTTGATACACTTTTTCCTCGGAATGACTGTTTATAGATGTATATCTTAAGTCTGCCTCTGGAAGTTTAACCGTGTATAAACTACAAACCTTATTGCTGTTTTTCTTCAATGTGGTGGGAGATGTGGATTATGTCCATGTTTTACTTGGCTAAGCAACTGTCCTGTCTTCAGATCATCTTGTGCTAACGCCAGTGCTGAATTATCTTGGATACTTTATTTTCAGGAATCTTTCTGAATTAGCAGTTAATAGCATGGGAATGAATATGGGCCCACCAGTTGTTAGCAGGGATGAATTTGATCTCCGGAAACCTGATAATAGGAGGAGACGAGAAATGGAGCGGTTCAATGAAAGGTGACTGTTCACTTGAGATCATTTTCAAATCTTCCCCTGATATATTGTCCAAACAATGAAAAATTACTCAATTTGACTGAGTACCTGGTGATTTTTCTGTCTTATCTTACCATTTGCTAGGAATTAAACTTTTCTGTTTGTTGTCATTCCATTACTTTGCTAAATGgccttttgaaattttgagttATGATAACTAATAATGTCACTTTCAAATTCCCCCAAGCTTGAAAGTGCCCTGGTAGGATCCAcacttgttttgttttgccctATCGCATGTACTTCGCCCATCCCCACCTGGAACTTGATGACGCATCACTTTTATTTCTTCAGTGGAAGTGTCTTCACTCCTCACAGGAGGGGTAAAAGGTTTAGGGCACATTTTCAAGTCCCAAGTCATCATAGGAGTGGTCAACTGGCTGTGATAGCCTGATAGGTGGAACAAATCTTTGAGCGTTGGCACATGGGTTGCTGCTGGAAGTACTTCCTATCTATTATCAAAGTGGAGGTTTTGCATTTGCCACACtaaatgtataaaatatcatttctGCTATTGATATGCTCATTTCATTTCTACCGCTGAGTACGTTTATTTGTGTTTGCACAATCAGGAGCTGGAGTCCTACTACTAAACTGAATTTCAGTTGCCATATAGCAGTTATCACAGTAATTTTTCCTGCTGTGCTTTTCTTTCAATGTTAACCAGTTATCTCTTTTGCAGGGAGAGGGAGCGTGAACATTCCCGCGAGAGGGaacgagagagggagagggagagggagagggagagggagcgaGACCGGGATCGGGATCGGGAGCGCGACAGGGACAGAGAACCTCGGAGAGAAGCGAGGGAGTCATCAGCAGCCAATAACGATAGTACCTCGATGAGGCCGAAGGCTGTATGTGTTTTCCTGTCAATTTATTATCTCGCAAAGTTCTGTACTATTATCAGTTCCAGTTCCATGGTGAACATAtgggcagcggcagcagcagttgTGAGGAAGGCCACTGCACTAGCACTAGACAGCAAGGAGAGCATAGATGGAGCCATATGCCTTTTTGCACGGCCGATTCAGTTCTTTTTACCCGAACAACAAAGGCACTCCGTTTACGCCCCCCTCTGTTCTGTTGTGTGCGGCACGCGTTCGTTTACTGCAGTTGGGCAGTGTTCTTGGCCGACCCCACCAGTATTGCTGGATTGCAAGCAGCAATCGCTACGCTATTTTGCCATGTTCGCTTGCTTGCTGTTGTGTGTTCATCCACATCTTCTCtatgtttttgtttcatcttgtCGTCGTTTTCTTTTCCTGTACTCGGTATGCCTTTGGTAGATAGCATGTCTGGTATGCACAAGTTAGTGGTAGTTACTAGTTCATATGTTTATGTTGTTCTTTTCCATGTGTTATGCTGGCTAAATTtgccttttcttctcctttctcatttttctaaaaaaaaatataaacgcatttatattatcttatttCTGGCTTTGATTACTGCATAACCTTTTATTCTCGTAGAGCGTAAATCGCAACACAACTGGATGTCAAACAACTAAATTTGCAATACCAAAACCTTCCGCGGATGATCTGTATATTCCTACGTAAATTTTCTGTACGTCTGTTCGTTGGTGGGTGGGTGCACATGCCTGGTGGCAGTTTCTCCGCCGTACGATGTTCATCCATTGGATAGGATGTAGACCTGCTGTAGTAGAAGTAAATGTGACACTGACTTGTGGGCCcatgattatttttctctctctctctctgttgcAGAGGTCAAGGTCGCAGCCGGACAGGTCGGAGCgagcggcgccgcctccgccaccggcGGCCAGCCCCGACCGCCACTCCCGCCGCTCCTCGGGCTCCGGCAAGAAGCGCTCTTCCTCAGACCGCTACGACGACctgcccctcccgccgccaccgcctccgcccccgTCGCGccacgaggcggcggagcacgCCCacgcgaaggcggcggcggcggccgacgcgcGGGCAAAGGCCAAGGGCAGCGTCTTCTCCCGCATCAGCTTCCCCGGCGACGGCAACCCTTCCGACGCCAAGCGCAGCCGCAGGTCCTCCTCCGACAAGCccccggcgtcgtcgtcttcctcctccaagAAAGCGGCCGCCGAGGACGACAGCCGTCAccaccggcgccaccaccaccagcgggaggcggccgccgcggtggaggaggagaggcggaggcCCGCGGCCGGAGACTActacggcgaggaggaggaggaggagagcgaggaggagcagcactTCAAGCGGCGcccctcgtcgtcctccaggcgggagcgggagcagGAGGCGCAAGACGACGAGCCGCGGCACTCGCGTCGCTCTagagagcgcggcggcggcggcggcggccacaaGCGCCGGTGAGACGCCGCTGTCCTCCCTGCCTGCGGCTGGCATACTCCTCGATCTTTTGTCCGGCGACGAGTAGTGGAAGCAGCAGCTTATCTGtgtgtcgtcgccggcggtgctTTGTCGGTGTTGTACATTTTCGCCCTGAGAATTAACTTAAATTAAtctgctgttttttttctttttttcctatgaTCAGATCGTTCGAACAAGAGGATGGCTATACAATAAGCATATGGCCTTTgctatatttctattttaccATTCCTAAGTATTTAAagcgttgattttttatacatatttaattaattattttattcaaaaaatttacataattattaattattttttatttttttatttattgttaaatatacttttatgtatccatataacatatttttttaaaaaataaaataaacagttAAACTACATTAAAAGTCAACAGTAAGGAATATTTAGAGACATATTTACAGACACAAGAAGCATCTGCTTACGAGAATTCTGACTTATACGCGCCCAAATGATACATTCGAGAATTTTTCTTGTGTAACTTTTCATGTAATTTTCGTTTCTTAAATATGTGCGTCcacacatatgtatatatgcattagcaattttacctttttctaaaattattcataatttgCTGTAACTTAGTACTGCAGAAAAATTTGCGCtgagttaattttttacattgtttcatattttttatatttgactttttccgaaTTGACTGATGTTTCAATCAGTAAAGAATCGTTGTTTCGTACGTGAAAGTTAAATGTTTGCCTACGTAATTCAATTgtagtttaatattttaattattgaaGCACCTTTTGGTACTGtcatgaaacatttttttgttaagaGATAAAACATTGGATATCGATGTTTCGTCTGTGAAAGCTAAATGTCCAATCATAATACCATCGCGTTCCAATAATTTAGtatattgaaatatttttcgCCGTAGTCATAAAACACAATTCATAATAGCACTGGAAGGTGGCCGGCCCCTTTGAttgaggccctgtttagttcataaaaattttcagtatcaaatctttaaacacctaaatagagtattaagcatagataaattaaaaaactaattgcacagttatatgagaaatcgtaagacgaatcttttaagcctaattaacatatgattaatcataagtattgcagtaacccacatgcgttaatgacagattaattaggttcaaaagattcatctcgtggtcTCCATgtcagccgtgaaattcgttttttcattcttgtccaaaaaccccttccgacatccgatcacaCGTCTGATATgatatgcaaaaattttcatttcaccaactaaacaccccctaagttTTCATTTCTCCTCTCCACccttgtgattttgataacaCCTGgagaattaaaatatattatctacATATTTTATGGGAGCTATTCAATTACTAGTAACGTCTAAAAAACGATAATTTCGTCCTTTTCCAATACATAATCGACACATTTTCTTTCCGTCCATCTGGGGGATAAACCTTCGTCCCGGTGACCCGGTATGGTGCATACCTCCAAGCCGCTGTGCGCGCGCCACCTCGCcgtgacgccgccgccgacgtgcctCGCCATGCGCGCCTCCACGTCTCCTCCCGCGTCTCTCCGTCCCTACCACTACCACTGCTCACCGGTGTACCCTACAAATCACCAGACAAGCCATCTCGACTTTCCAAGCAAGAAATGATCAGTTGCCGGCGGCGTGAGTGGTGGTGATGGACGGCACGAAGATAACGATCGGCGAGGCgctggaggcgacggcgctcTCGGCCGGCGACCGGCCGGTGGAGCCGAGCGACGCCTCGGCGATCGAGGCGGCCGAGGCACGCGCGGCCGGTCGGCCGCTgcaggacgacggcgacgacggcgcgccggCGCAGATGGGATGCCTCGCCGCGAGGgcccgcgctgccgccgacgccaACGCCCTGGCGGCGCGCGACGAGGACAAGACCACGCTCGGCGACGTCCTCGCGGTACGTACGTTCCATCGCCATTTCAGATCGAcgcgcgctcgtcgtcgtcgtcggtttGATTAACCTTGGCGCGCGCCGGggccgcggccggcgtggCGTTGTCTCCGCGTGCAGGACGCGACGGTGAAGCTGCAGGGCGCGGACAAGGAGGTGGAGAGggaggacgcggcgcgggtggTCGGAGTGGAGGTGCGCAGCAAGCCCGACGCGATGGCGCGGCCGGGCGGGGTGGCGGCGTccatcgccgcggcggcgcggctcaACCGTGGGCGGCCGTAGCACGTAGAAACCCACGGCCGAGCGGCGCCTGGCATACCATTTCTCTGCGCCTTTGTGCCTGTATACTGTATAATGTGTCCATTCCCGTGACTTTGTATTTGTGTTTGTAAAAGACTAGCAAAATACGCATGGATAACAGAAGTATTACaatatattatagatttatactaatatcatttttaaccaaatctagattattttataatattagaaaaatcagggactaataataaaaaataccatacAAAAGTAATGGGGCATTAGATTCATCACCACCGTGAGACATTTGAAGTAGTACtatatgcaaaaataaaatgatggaTTGGCTCGCAAATAAGTACATTTAGGCGGCGTTCTTGCCCtatgtaagttaacttatccgtcCCATTTTTCGTGCGCACGTTTAACGATTCGTTAAACGGtacatttttacaaaaaaatttatagaaaaattgtttttaaaaatcatattaatctattttatatttttttaataatttataattaattaattatatattaatctattactatgttttttgtgccacacataagttaactaagccccCTTgaccgaacgcagccttaaaATGCTATACAGCTATCCACCtgtaaatatttctattatttaattttataccaAATATGAGAATTTTTAATACAACTTATCTCTCATCGAGTATTtctatttctcatttattaagagtcaaatagtatttttttaatctta
It encodes the following:
- the LOC102717283 gene encoding E3 ubiquitin ligase PARAQUAT TOLERANCE 3-like isoform X2, whose translation is MAVYYKFKSARDYDSIPIEGQFISVANLKERIFESKHLGRGTDFDLMISNAQTDEEYADEATMIPKNTSVLIRRIPGRPRKPIVTEPEEIKVAEDRVEEIMPSGSTFLGDASMKYPEESEWDDEFGNALYVSDSVPSQTASQAVDDSENKVDEDSKIKALIDTSALDYSQIPDGYGAGRGYGRGMGGRMMAGRGFGRGLERRTPPAGYVCHRCKVPGHFIQHCPTNGDARFDMKRMKPPTGIPKSMLMATPDGSYALPSGSGAVLKPNEAAFEKEIEGLPTTRSLGDLPPELHCPLCKEVMKDAVLTSKCCFRSFCDKCIRDYIINRSMCVCGATSILADDLLPNKTLRETISRILEAPPTSSTENVGSMVQVQDMESALPVQPKVRSPAVSAASKDEPKRAPATVEESPDAESHSGVKATTVDLSSSDKKAPTAPAVPDVVEGTMESKILKEKTPEAAPIVAKESQEKMPAGEQVKKKKKKKTRASGNAEDWKPYQDFGAENFAGMPLGPAGGFNPYWGGGMPLPMDYMGTPFPGPMPYMGYPPGPFDPFGGAVLPQDPFMPPGYMMPGVPRNLSELAVNSMGMNMGPPVVSRDEFDLRKPDNRRRREMERFNEREREREHSRERERERERERERERERDRDRDRERDRDREPRREARESSAANNDSTSMRPKARSRSQPDRSERAAPPPPPAASPDRHSRRSSGSGKKRSSSDRYDDLPLPPPPPPPPSRHEAAEHAHAKAAAAADARAKAKGSVFSRISFPGDGNPSDAKRSRRSSSDKPPASSSSSSKKAAAEDDSRHHRRHHHQREAAAAVEEERRRPAAGDYYGEEEEEESEEEQHFKRRPSSSSRREREQEAQDDEPRHSRRSRERGGGGGGHKRR
- the LOC102717283 gene encoding E3 ubiquitin ligase PARAQUAT TOLERANCE 3-like isoform X1 translates to MAVYYKFKSARDYDSIPIEGQFISVANLKERIFESKHLGRGTDFDLMISNAQTDEEYADEATMIPKNTSVLIRRIPGRPRKPIVTEPEEIKVAEDRVEEIMPSGSTFLGDASMKYPEESEWDDEFGNALYVSDSVPSQTASQAVDDSENKVDEDSKIKALIDTSALDYSQIPDGYGAGRGYGRGMGGRMMAGRGFGRGLERRTPPAGYVCHRCKVPGHFIQHCPTNGDARFDMKRMKPPTGIPKSMLMATPDGSYALPSGSGAVLKPNEAAFEKEIEGLPTTRSLGDLPPELHCPLCKEVMKDAVLTSKCCFRSFCDKCIRDYIINRSMCVCGATSILADDLLPNKTLRETISRILEAPPTSSTENVGSMVQVQDMESALPVQPKVRSPAVSAASKDEPKRAPATVEESPDAESHSGVKATTVDLSSSDKKAPTAPAVPDVVEGTMESKILKEKTPEAAPIVAKESQEKMPAGEQAVKKKKKKKTRASGNAEDWKPYQDFGAENFAGMPLGPAGGFNPYWGGGMPLPMDYMGTPFPGPMPYMGYPPGPFDPFGGAVLPQDPFMPPGYMMPGVPRNLSELAVNSMGMNMGPPVVSRDEFDLRKPDNRRRREMERFNEREREREHSRERERERERERERERERDRDRDRERDRDREPRREARESSAANNDSTSMRPKARSRSQPDRSERAAPPPPPAASPDRHSRRSSGSGKKRSSSDRYDDLPLPPPPPPPPSRHEAAEHAHAKAAAAADARAKAKGSVFSRISFPGDGNPSDAKRSRRSSSDKPPASSSSSSKKAAAEDDSRHHRRHHHQREAAAAVEEERRRPAAGDYYGEEEEEESEEEQHFKRRPSSSSRREREQEAQDDEPRHSRRSRERGGGGGGHKRR
- the LOC121055493 gene encoding late embryogenesis abundant protein 31-like; this encodes MDGTKITIGEALEATALSAGDRPVEPSDASAIEAAEARAAGRPLQDDGDDGAPAQMGCLAARARAAADANALAARDEDKTTLGDVLADATVKLQGADKEVEREDAARVVGVEVRSKPDAMARPGGVAASIAAAARLNRGRP